The following coding sequences are from one Pseudomonadota bacterium window:
- a CDS encoding inositol monophosphatase, whose translation MTNPDPDTLRDIVVVASDLAKEAGELLARGYRAGSLTSRQVRKKGAIDLVTDYDLRSEELICERLARVFPDHAIIAEEAHRQSERPFTWYVDPIDGTTNFAHGHPFFAVSLGLYFEDVPVVGVVHAPVLGTCWTAAAGQGAFRNSETCRVSATSDLGDALCATGFPYDSRTSRDNNYREFVAFKRQVRDVRRCGSAAIDLCLVADGTYDLYWEQKLQAWDMSAAAVAVLEAGGRLSDYDGAPADPRKGKLVASNSQLHEQALAVIRRASSLPAL comes from the coding sequence ATGACGAACCCCGATCCAGATACGCTGAGAGATATCGTGGTCGTCGCAAGCGATCTGGCAAAGGAAGCAGGGGAGCTGCTTGCGCGCGGCTATCGCGCCGGCAGCCTAACCTCGCGCCAGGTTCGCAAAAAGGGGGCTATCGACCTGGTCACCGACTACGACCTGCGCAGCGAGGAGCTCATTTGCGAGCGGCTGGCGAGGGTCTTTCCGGATCACGCGATCATCGCCGAGGAGGCCCATCGGCAAAGCGAACGGCCATTCACCTGGTATGTGGATCCGATAGACGGCACCACGAACTTCGCCCATGGCCACCCATTTTTCGCGGTGTCGCTCGGACTCTACTTCGAGGACGTACCCGTGGTGGGCGTGGTTCACGCCCCCGTCCTCGGCACGTGCTGGACCGCAGCGGCTGGACAGGGCGCCTTTCGTAACAGCGAGACCTGTCGCGTGTCCGCCACGAGCGATCTGGGAGACGCACTGTGCGCCACGGGCTTTCCCTACGACAGCCGCACCAGCCGGGACAACAACTACCGCGAGTTCGTCGCCTTCAAACGACAGGTCAGGGATGTCCGGCGTTGCGGCTCCGCGGCGATCGATCTGTGCCTGGTGGCTGACGGAACCTACGATCTGTACTGGGAGCAAAAACTCCAGGCCTGGGACATGAGCGCGGCCGCGGTCGCCGTACTGGAAGCCGGCGGCCGCCTGAGCGATTACGACGGCGCACCGGCCGACCCGCGGAAGGGAAAGCTGGTAGCTAGCAACAGCCAGCTCCACGAGCAGGCACTTGCAGTAATCCGGCGAGCGAGCTCGCTGCCTGCCCTGTAG